The proteins below come from a single Aminivibrio pyruvatiphilus genomic window:
- a CDS encoding TRAP transporter large permease yields the protein MTTLLLIFIGSFAIGVPIAFVLGLTALYYLLFVSSVPIMILGQRLYAGVDNFVLLAIPFFVFAGELMNRTKITEDLVNFAKMLVGWIPGALAQVNIVTSVFFAGLTGAAVADTAAIGSILIPAMKDEGYTAEYAAAVTVTSSIIGPIIPPSINMVVYSTVTMESVGALFMAGFAPGIAIALGLMIIALFFALRENHPRRKERLAKGEAWRTTRKSLLALLAPVILVGGIFSGQFTPTEAAAVACAYVLFVGVFIFRTLGWKEIFESLKVTAVTSSVILFIISIATVFATMLTLERIPAHIAHYILSLTQNKYIFLLVINIFLLFVGMIMETGVSVILLAPILLPVATSLGIHPLHFALVMLVNLNIGLNTPPLGVCLYVAAPIAKVRFEKIARAAVPFIAMQIVVLMIITYIPEIILFLPRLLGYIT from the coding sequence ATGACTACACTGTTGTTGATTTTCATTGGAAGTTTCGCCATAGGCGTCCCTATTGCCTTCGTTCTGGGACTGACGGCACTGTACTATCTTCTCTTCGTCAGCAGCGTGCCGATCATGATTCTGGGACAGCGCCTCTACGCGGGAGTCGATAACTTTGTTCTGCTGGCGATTCCTTTCTTCGTTTTCGCCGGCGAGCTGATGAACCGGACAAAAATTACGGAAGACCTGGTGAACTTCGCCAAAATGCTGGTCGGCTGGATTCCGGGTGCCCTGGCGCAGGTCAACATCGTTACAAGCGTCTTCTTCGCCGGGCTTACCGGAGCAGCCGTGGCCGATACGGCTGCCATAGGATCCATCCTCATTCCGGCCATGAAAGATGAAGGATACACGGCTGAATATGCGGCAGCGGTCACTGTGACATCCTCGATAATCGGTCCGATCATTCCTCCGAGCATCAACATGGTGGTCTACAGCACGGTGACGATGGAATCGGTCGGCGCTCTTTTTATGGCCGGATTTGCCCCCGGCATTGCGATCGCACTCGGCCTTATGATAATAGCGCTTTTCTTCGCGTTAAGGGAAAACCACCCGAGGAGGAAAGAGCGGCTTGCAAAAGGAGAAGCCTGGCGTACCACCAGGAAATCCCTTCTTGCTCTGCTGGCACCTGTTATTCTGGTGGGAGGAATCTTCAGCGGTCAGTTCACTCCAACCGAGGCAGCCGCAGTAGCATGCGCTTACGTGCTTTTCGTCGGCGTCTTTATTTTCAGGACCCTCGGATGGAAGGAGATCTTCGAAAGCCTCAAAGTTACAGCAGTTACATCCTCCGTCATTTTGTTCATAATCTCCATAGCTACTGTGTTCGCCACAATGCTGACGCTGGAAAGAATCCCCGCCCACATCGCCCATTACATTCTCTCCCTGACTCAAAACAAATATATCTTCCTTCTGGTTATCAACATCTTTTTATTGTTTGTCGGGATGATAATGGAGACCGGTGTAAGCGTCATTCTTCTGGCTCCTATTCTGCTTCCCGTTGCGACAAGCCTGGGAATTCATCCTCTTCACTTTGCGCTGGTCATGCTGGTCAATCTGAATATCGGTCTCAACACACCGCCGCTGGGAGTCTGCCTTTACGTTGCCGCCCCCATAGCGAAAGTACGGTTTGAGAAAATAGCACGAGCTGCAGTTCCGTTCATCGCAATGCAAATTGTTGTTTTGATGATCATCACATACATCCCGGAGATTATTCTCTTTCTCCCAAGACTCCTTGGTTATATAACATAA
- a CDS encoding DctP family TRAP transporter solute-binding subunit: MKAQSRKLGKVAVLLSVLFIATMVLVLCQTANQAAAQDDVKIEAEKKKNAEFVLKLAYTDAANWPASGIKPLGEHAFALIFKSIVESRSNGAMYVELFPATSMGQSKEVIEMVQTGTLEMGIQTGALAGVYPPVQVINLPYAFQSDEIAWWIFDNSEFWKKMTAEIEEKTGIKVLAMGQNGTRHFTNSKRPIREPKDMEGLKFRVMPSPIYVKTLEAMGASATPLAHGEIYTSCQTKVVDGQENPIWNIAANKWYEVQDYMTLDGHTWSEDMLIINANFFNNLPKAFQQIIRAAAYQGQTAGRASESLGSLVTDFAILEKNMEIYSPTPEEMAKFKAAVVPVADWLKQEIGAKYVEDFYKAVEEAEAALGYR, translated from the coding sequence ATGAAGGCTCAAAGCAGGAAGTTGGGGAAAGTCGCGGTGCTGTTGTCGGTTCTGTTTATCGCAACAATGGTTCTTGTCCTTTGCCAGACAGCAAATCAGGCTGCTGCACAGGACGACGTGAAAATCGAGGCCGAGAAGAAGAAGAATGCGGAGTTCGTGCTGAAACTTGCCTACACTGACGCAGCGAACTGGCCGGCAAGCGGAATCAAGCCTCTGGGAGAACATGCTTTCGCCCTCATCTTCAAGAGTATCGTGGAATCGCGGTCCAACGGCGCTATGTATGTCGAACTCTTCCCCGCCACATCCATGGGACAGAGCAAGGAAGTCATCGAGATGGTCCAGACGGGAACGCTCGAAATGGGGATCCAGACCGGCGCATTGGCAGGGGTTTACCCGCCTGTGCAGGTAATCAACCTCCCCTACGCGTTCCAGTCCGACGAGATCGCCTGGTGGATATTCGACAACAGCGAATTCTGGAAAAAAATGACAGCGGAAATCGAAGAAAAAACAGGCATTAAGGTGCTTGCAATGGGACAGAACGGAACCAGGCATTTCACCAACTCCAAGCGCCCGATCCGCGAACCCAAGGATATGGAAGGCCTGAAGTTCCGCGTCATGCCCTCCCCTATCTATGTGAAAACGCTGGAAGCCATGGGAGCAAGCGCAACACCGCTCGCCCACGGCGAAATTTACACATCATGCCAGACCAAGGTCGTTGACGGGCAGGAGAATCCCATCTGGAACATAGCGGCCAACAAATGGTACGAAGTTCAGGACTACATGACCCTCGACGGCCATACGTGGAGCGAGGACATGCTGATCATCAATGCCAATTTCTTCAACAATCTTCCGAAGGCATTTCAGCAGATAATCCGTGCTGCAGCCTACCAGGGGCAGACTGCGGGACGCGCGTCCGAATCACTGGGTTCACTGGTTACCGATTTCGCGATCCTCGAGAAAAACATGGAGATCTACTCTCCGACACCCGAGGAGATGGCAAAGTTCAAGGCTGCTGTCGTTCCCGTAGCCGACTGGCTTAAGCAGGAAATCGGCGCCAAGTACGTGGAAGATTTTTACAAAGCCGTCGAAGAAGCCGAAGCTGCTCTGGGATACAGATAG
- a CDS encoding phosphoenolpyruvate hydrolase family protein gives MKRFTRTELLARFHDMAKKKEPIIGGGAGTGISAKWEEAGGIDLIVIYNSGRYRMAGRGSLAGLLAYGNANDIVKEMAYEVLPVVKKTPVLAGINGTDPFVIWDRYFDELISLGFAGVQNFPTVGLIDGVFRANLEETGMGYALEVEAIRAAHERDLLTTPYVFSEEDAVAMTKAGADILVCHMGLTTKGSIGAKTAKTLDECAVLIEKWAKAAKKVRKDVIVLCHGGPIAMPEDASFILKKCRNVHGFYGASSMERLPTETAIKAQTEEFKKITF, from the coding sequence ATGAAACGGTTCACCCGTACCGAACTTCTGGCCCGCTTCCATGACATGGCGAAAAAGAAGGAGCCCATCATCGGCGGCGGAGCCGGCACAGGAATCTCCGCCAAGTGGGAAGAGGCCGGCGGCATAGACCTCATCGTCATCTACAACTCCGGCCGCTACCGCATGGCGGGACGGGGTTCCCTCGCGGGACTCCTCGCCTACGGCAACGCCAACGACATCGTCAAGGAGATGGCCTACGAAGTCCTCCCCGTGGTGAAGAAGACGCCGGTCCTGGCTGGCATCAACGGCACCGACCCCTTCGTCATCTGGGACAGGTACTTCGACGAGCTGATCTCCCTCGGCTTCGCCGGCGTGCAGAACTTCCCCACCGTGGGGCTCATCGACGGGGTCTTCCGGGCCAACCTGGAAGAGACCGGCATGGGGTACGCCCTTGAAGTGGAGGCCATCCGGGCCGCCCACGAGCGGGACCTCCTCACCACCCCCTACGTCTTCAGCGAAGAGGACGCCGTGGCCATGACGAAAGCCGGAGCGGACATCCTTGTGTGCCACATGGGGCTCACCACCAAGGGATCCATCGGCGCCAAGACCGCCAAGACCCTCGACGAATGCGCCGTCCTCATCGAAAAATGGGCGAAGGCGGCCAAAAAGGTCCGCAAGGACGTGATCGTCCTCTGCCACGGAGGCCCCATCGCCATGCCGGAAGACGCCTCCTTCATCCTCAAAAAATGCAGGAACGTCCACGGGTTCTACGGCGCCAGCTCCATGGAGCGCCTGCCCACGGAGACGGCCATCAAGGCCCAGACGGAAGAGTTCAAGAAGATCACTTTCTAG
- a CDS encoding zinc-dependent alcohol dehydrogenase, whose translation MKALVYHGPRELIWEDAPDVTLGPKDVKIAVKAVGICGSDVHGYLGLTGRRTPPMIMGHEFSGVVESIGEKVTLWNAGDRVTVQPAQFCGTCDFCKAGQTNLCGNKRFYGAMDCNGAMAEYIAVPEHLLYRLPDNVPFDAGSMIEAAAVAYRGVKNAGDLTGRHVLVIGAGTIGQLVVSIARLRGAKRIYISDLSDARLATAVKMGADVTLNPQTMDIRKVVMDATEGKGVDIAIEAVGVTPSAKQSIELLRTGGTAVWIGNSAKFVEVPMQEIVTRELRIRGTYIYSHDEFGEVLEMVNSGGISFDPIISLRAKMSEGARWFAQLADSPGELIKIVLIPE comes from the coding sequence ATGAAAGCTCTGGTATATCACGGCCCCAGAGAGTTGATCTGGGAGGATGCTCCTGATGTAACACTGGGCCCCAAGGATGTGAAAATCGCCGTAAAAGCAGTTGGGATATGCGGTTCCGATGTTCACGGATATCTGGGCCTTACGGGACGCCGCACACCTCCCATGATTATGGGACATGAATTCTCCGGCGTTGTAGAGTCCATCGGCGAAAAGGTCACTCTGTGGAATGCCGGAGACCGTGTCACTGTTCAACCCGCTCAATTTTGCGGAACCTGTGATTTTTGCAAAGCGGGGCAGACAAATTTATGCGGGAACAAGCGTTTCTACGGCGCCATGGACTGCAACGGTGCCATGGCCGAGTATATCGCAGTCCCAGAACATCTCTTGTATCGCCTTCCCGACAATGTTCCCTTTGACGCGGGTTCCATGATCGAGGCGGCTGCCGTCGCCTACAGGGGGGTCAAAAACGCCGGAGACCTGACCGGCAGGCATGTGCTTGTCATCGGCGCAGGGACCATCGGCCAGCTCGTTGTCTCCATCGCGCGCCTGAGAGGAGCAAAACGCATCTACATTTCCGATCTCAGTGACGCACGCCTTGCAACAGCGGTAAAAATGGGTGCGGACGTCACGTTGAATCCTCAGACCATGGACATACGCAAGGTCGTAATGGACGCAACGGAGGGCAAGGGAGTCGATATCGCAATAGAAGCCGTCGGCGTCACCCCGAGCGCAAAACAGAGCATTGAACTCCTGCGGACAGGGGGAACCGCTGTCTGGATCGGCAACTCGGCAAAGTTCGTCGAAGTTCCCATGCAGGAAATAGTCACGAGAGAACTCCGTATTCGCGGAACTTACATCTACTCTCACGATGAGTTCGGGGAAGTCCTTGAAATGGTGAACAGCGGAGGTATTTCTTTCGATCCCATAATCAGTCTTCGCGCAAAAATGTCAGAAGGAGCCCGATGGTTTGCACAACTCGCCGATTCTCCGGGGGAACTGATAAAGATAGTTCTCATCCCGGAATAA
- a CDS encoding TRAP transporter small permease, whose amino-acid sequence MSVLDTSFTLSRKISDIVERASICITVFYIAAVFCVVFLGVIMRIIGSTFSWSEEISRWLLVGITYIGASLALKRQQHVGIALVIRALPRKWCRITVILIDIAVMAFIYYGFRTSLATALQSAKQFGDIIKLPMMYVKLNLPVGFLFMLVHMVYFLLGAFRAEDPQDFILSS is encoded by the coding sequence ATGAGTGTACTCGATACATCATTCACACTTTCACGGAAGATAAGCGACATCGTCGAGCGGGCGAGCATATGCATAACGGTCTTCTACATTGCTGCTGTCTTCTGCGTCGTCTTCCTCGGAGTGATAATGCGGATCATCGGATCCACGTTTTCCTGGAGCGAGGAGATCTCCCGCTGGCTCCTGGTGGGAATCACGTATATCGGAGCCAGCCTTGCACTCAAGCGACAGCAGCACGTCGGCATCGCGCTGGTGATCCGCGCCCTTCCGAGAAAATGGTGCAGGATAACCGTCATTCTTATAGATATCGCTGTCATGGCCTTCATTTACTATGGATTCAGAACGAGCCTCGCAACTGCTCTTCAATCAGCGAAACAGTTCGGCGACATCATAAAATTGCCTATGATGTACGTAAAGCTGAATCTTCCAGTCGGTTTTTTGTTCATGTTGGTCCATATGGTCTATTTTCTGCTCGGCGCATTCAGGGCAGAGGATCCCCAGGATTTCATCCTGAGCAGCTGA
- a CDS encoding transketolase family protein has product MLMNLRTAYGEELLALAKENSRVVALDADLCGSTQSVVIEKNFPERYFEMGIGEQNMISVAAGLSLTGKIPFAHSFAVFASGRPFDQIRQSVCLPKLNVKIVGSSCGLSDFGDGATHQSFEDLATMRVLPGMTVFCPADGVETKWAVREAAAIDGPVYIRLNRNDLPVIFDENTPFATGKPLVVKEGSQVALMGTGTMTAIAMEAADLLEKKGISVRVIHLGTIKPIDGEALAKSVNGVKGIVTCEEHTIYGGLGSAVAEALCAAPLPMRMVGIQDRYGQSAVCYDELLVHYGLTKENIAAAAEKLL; this is encoded by the coding sequence ATGTTGATGAATCTTCGGACTGCCTACGGCGAGGAACTTCTCGCCCTTGCGAAAGAAAATTCCAGGGTCGTGGCCCTGGACGCGGACCTCTGCGGCTCCACCCAGTCGGTGGTGATCGAGAAGAACTTCCCCGAGCGGTATTTCGAGATGGGCATCGGCGAACAGAACATGATCTCCGTGGCGGCAGGCCTTTCCCTCACAGGCAAGATCCCCTTCGCCCACTCCTTCGCCGTCTTCGCCTCAGGGCGCCCCTTCGACCAGATCCGCCAGAGTGTCTGCCTGCCGAAGCTCAACGTGAAAATCGTCGGTTCGAGCTGCGGCCTCTCCGACTTCGGCGACGGCGCCACTCACCAGTCTTTCGAGGATCTGGCCACCATGAGGGTGCTTCCCGGAATGACCGTCTTCTGCCCCGCCGACGGAGTGGAGACGAAATGGGCCGTCCGTGAGGCTGCGGCCATCGACGGGCCGGTCTACATCAGGCTGAACCGGAACGACCTTCCTGTTATTTTCGACGAGAATACCCCCTTCGCCACCGGGAAGCCCCTTGTGGTGAAAGAGGGCTCCCAGGTGGCCCTTATGGGCACAGGCACCATGACCGCCATCGCCATGGAAGCCGCGGACCTTCTGGAAAAGAAGGGCATCTCCGTCCGGGTAATCCATCTCGGGACCATCAAGCCCATCGACGGCGAAGCCCTCGCGAAGTCGGTAAACGGCGTCAAGGGCATTGTCACCTGCGAAGAGCACACCATCTACGGCGGGCTCGGCTCGGCAGTGGCGGAAGCTCTGTGCGCAGCTCCCCTGCCCATGCGCATGGTGGGAATCCAGGACAGGTACGGCCAGTCGGCGGTCTGCTACGACGAACTTCTCGTGCATTACGGCCTGACGAAGGAAAATATCGCGGCGGCTGCCGAAAAACTGCTGTAA
- a CDS encoding tripartite tricarboxylate transporter TctB family protein, translated as MTGRVHKGSGADYISAVCLIVFGAAFATAALRMRVFNNSFLVSPGLFPLILGGVFILLGFLLLRSAAKRGGKDQALHVLGKENLTAFFSSPKVRKGTVLLLLVIAYVAAVAYIPFLWATAGYLIVTFLYLKAMKLHWSILLAFAAAWVITAAFRDLFRIPMP; from the coding sequence ATGACAGGAAGAGTGCACAAGGGTTCCGGGGCGGACTACATTTCCGCCGTATGCCTGATCGTCTTCGGGGCGGCGTTCGCAACCGCCGCCCTGAGGATGCGGGTATTCAACAACTCCTTTCTCGTCTCCCCCGGGCTTTTTCCTCTCATTCTGGGAGGCGTGTTCATCCTTCTGGGCTTCCTCCTTCTCCGCTCCGCAGCAAAGCGGGGCGGAAAGGACCAGGCCCTCCATGTCCTCGGGAAGGAAAACCTGACCGCATTTTTCTCCTCTCCGAAGGTACGGAAAGGAACCGTCCTGCTCCTCCTCGTCATCGCGTATGTCGCGGCGGTGGCATATATCCCGTTCCTCTGGGCAACGGCGGGATATCTCATCGTCACGTTCCTCTACCTCAAGGCCATGAAGCTGCACTGGAGCATTCTCCTGGCCTTTGCGGCGGCCTGGGTGATCACCGCAGCCTTCCGGGATCTCTTCCGGATCCCCATGCCGTAA
- a CDS encoding DUF6683 family protein, with product MKKRTAVLAFLLLFLAGAGEGAGWYNMYTGGVWNNPGSCLIDTMIYNKTMANATLKTMQKNQSQGTRPQKQTPQAPQASRARPTTYRPSGKPSPVPSALARTLTDRKADRDTMTAFFNEALANYGDYARQAKRPNDLGLAMAFFFGVCIGITTDNQVDDPAIFAAARQMDVVLAEQTGVGSAPDAKKEEMAHTLACLATFALAGVTQAEEEGNPEGAESFRELARQSMSEVFGIDVDRVKMDHGGLRILD from the coding sequence ATGAAAAAAAGAACAGCCGTTCTCGCCTTTCTGCTTCTTTTCCTTGCCGGCGCCGGAGAAGGCGCGGGCTGGTACAACATGTACACGGGAGGGGTCTGGAACAACCCCGGATCCTGCCTTATCGACACCATGATCTACAACAAGACCATGGCCAACGCCACACTGAAGACCATGCAAAAAAATCAGTCCCAGGGAACCCGGCCCCAGAAGCAGACTCCGCAGGCACCCCAGGCTTCCCGGGCACGCCCCACCACCTACCGGCCGTCGGGAAAGCCCTCCCCCGTTCCGTCCGCCCTCGCCCGGACGCTCACCGACAGGAAAGCGGACAGGGACACCATGACCGCCTTCTTCAACGAGGCGCTGGCGAACTACGGGGACTACGCGCGGCAGGCAAAGCGCCCCAATGACCTTGGACTCGCCATGGCCTTCTTCTTCGGGGTGTGCATCGGCATCACCACAGACAACCAGGTGGACGATCCGGCCATATTCGCCGCCGCCCGGCAGATGGACGTGGTCCTCGCCGAACAGACGGGCGTCGGCTCCGCCCCCGATGCGAAAAAGGAGGAAATGGCCCACACCCTGGCCTGCCTCGCCACCTTCGCCCTTGCCGGCGTGACCCAGGCGGAGGAGGAAGGCAACCCTGAAGGGGCGGAATCCTTTCGGGAACTGGCACGGCAGTCCATGAGCGAAGTTTTCGGCATCGACGTGGACAGAGTGAAAATGGACCACGGAGGGCTCCGGATACTGGACTGA
- a CDS encoding FadR/GntR family transcriptional regulator → MDVIPFQRKNRSDVIFEKLQELIGDGQWKPGDRFPTEMELTRLFNVGRSTVREALNHLKTSNLIQVVPGRGTFVTEPLGVEHQILSRHIPDSATAQELFNIIEFRICIEPSTAYLAAERISHAQKKKILGIAGAVDNEDLSPSGFAETDIAFHIFLAEITGNPLCVETMNYLHTFFYKQQIVTSLIAARKKAAAQSHIAIAKAVAAHNPKLAEKEMRAHLCNTREYLESIVRETAFSGAAPREKESRL, encoded by the coding sequence TTGGACGTCATCCCATTCCAGAGAAAAAACCGGAGCGACGTGATTTTTGAAAAACTCCAGGAACTCATAGGTGACGGGCAATGGAAGCCCGGAGACCGTTTCCCCACGGAAATGGAGCTCACCCGGCTGTTCAACGTGGGGCGGTCCACCGTCCGGGAAGCACTGAACCACCTGAAAACCTCAAACCTCATCCAGGTCGTGCCCGGAAGGGGCACCTTCGTTACAGAACCTCTCGGGGTCGAACATCAGATCCTATCCCGCCACATTCCCGACAGCGCCACCGCACAGGAACTATTCAACATCATCGAATTCCGCATCTGCATAGAGCCTTCCACCGCCTATCTCGCGGCGGAACGGATCTCCCATGCCCAGAAGAAAAAAATCCTCGGTATCGCCGGGGCGGTGGACAACGAAGATCTTTCTCCGTCCGGGTTTGCCGAAACCGACATCGCATTCCATATCTTTCTTGCGGAAATCACCGGCAACCCCCTTTGTGTGGAGACAATGAACTACCTCCACACCTTCTTCTACAAGCAGCAGATCGTCACGTCCCTCATCGCGGCACGAAAAAAGGCTGCGGCCCAGAGCCACATCGCCATAGCAAAAGCCGTGGCCGCCCATAACCCAAAGCTTGCGGAAAAGGAAATGCGTGCCCATCTGTGCAATACCAGGGAGTATCTTGAAAGCATCGTCCGGGAAACGGCCTTTTCGGGAGCGGCACCCCGGGAAAAAGAAAGCCGTTTATAG
- a CDS encoding Bug family tripartite tricarboxylate transporter substrate binding protein has product MKKFASIIAIVLIAALALGGTAFAADKIWPKGTPTVIVGFGAGGGTDTSVRPMIALMSKYLNETINVANMPGAASAVAAEHVLGLPGDGYTMFATGSGCFGGFKIKETSNSGWEEWTSWHPFQGPAAILVGANSPMKTFDDVAKALKDGSVNMGISGFGNGPHVIMQAIAEVAGIGEINYVTFDGDRNVATAVMAGEVEVGIVTFSSAIDMAQAGSIRAVTVMMKEPMKITDAITIDPIVKVLPGSDKIPDLSETWPICIRRDAPQEIKDKITEAFHWALKQPEILEYTKQKGLNIVGLTGDDADRFLSLQISGYSWVLYNAKMAEKSPADFNIPKLADWNWETEKKKLNK; this is encoded by the coding sequence GTGAAGAAGTTCGCTTCCATTATCGCCATTGTCCTGATCGCTGCCCTCGCTCTCGGCGGCACAGCCTTCGCAGCCGACAAGATCTGGCCCAAGGGAACCCCGACGGTCATCGTCGGCTTCGGAGCCGGCGGCGGCACCGACACGTCCGTCCGTCCCATGATCGCACTCATGTCCAAGTACCTGAACGAGACCATCAACGTGGCCAACATGCCCGGCGCGGCCAGCGCGGTCGCCGCGGAGCACGTCCTCGGCCTTCCCGGCGACGGCTACACCATGTTCGCCACCGGTTCCGGATGCTTCGGCGGCTTCAAGATCAAGGAAACCTCCAACTCCGGCTGGGAAGAGTGGACATCATGGCATCCCTTCCAGGGTCCCGCAGCCATCCTCGTGGGCGCCAACAGCCCCATGAAGACCTTCGACGACGTGGCAAAGGCTCTGAAGGACGGATCCGTCAACATGGGCATCTCCGGCTTCGGCAACGGACCTCACGTCATCATGCAGGCCATCGCTGAAGTCGCCGGCATCGGCGAAATCAACTACGTCACCTTCGACGGCGACCGTAACGTGGCCACCGCCGTCATGGCCGGCGAAGTCGAAGTGGGCATCGTGACCTTCTCCTCCGCCATCGACATGGCCCAGGCCGGCTCCATCCGCGCCGTCACCGTCATGATGAAGGAGCCCATGAAGATCACCGACGCCATCACCATCGATCCCATCGTGAAGGTTCTTCCCGGCAGCGACAAGATCCCCGACCTGAGCGAAACCTGGCCGATCTGCATCCGCCGCGACGCCCCCCAGGAGATCAAGGACAAGATCACCGAGGCCTTCCACTGGGCCCTCAAGCAGCCTGAAATCCTTGAATACACGAAGCAGAAGGGCCTGAACATCGTCGGGCTCACCGGCGATGACGCGGACCGCTTCCTTTCCCTCCAGATCTCCGGTTACTCCTGGGTACTCTACAACGCCAAAATGGCAGAGAAGTCCCCCGCCGACTTCAACATTCCCAAGCTCGCCGACTGGAACTGGGAGACCGAAAAGAAGAAGCTGAACAAATAA
- a CDS encoding SRPBCC family protein produces MPRVYYSTIISAPIEEVWEYVRDFNALPKWHPGIKASEIEGGCGPECTACVGSVRHFQLADGSWMREQLLSLSDADFSVTYTILETGMKLKNYVASLSLAPVTATDETFAEWEAVFDVTDPAAEEETTDIVYGVFSSGLENLDEMLMEEFEGDSCCGCGEGECGGCGCGEE; encoded by the coding sequence ATGCCCAGAGTGTATTACAGCACCATCATTTCAGCCCCCATCGAGGAAGTATGGGAATACGTGAGGGACTTCAACGCCCTGCCCAAGTGGCATCCGGGGATCAAGGCCAGTGAAATCGAGGGCGGATGCGGCCCCGAATGCACCGCATGCGTGGGAAGCGTCCGCCATTTCCAGCTCGCCGACGGCTCCTGGATGAGAGAGCAGCTTCTCTCGCTCTCCGACGCCGATTTTTCCGTCACCTACACTATCCTGGAAACAGGCATGAAGCTGAAGAACTACGTGGCTTCCCTGAGCCTCGCGCCGGTCACAGCCACCGATGAGACCTTCGCCGAATGGGAAGCCGTCTTCGACGTCACCGACCCGGCCGCGGAGGAGGAGACCACGGACATCGTCTACGGAGTATTCAGTTCGGGACTCGAAAACCTGGATGAAATGCTCATGGAGGAGTTCGAAGGCGATTCCTGCTGCGGATGCGGCGAAGGGGAATGCGGCGGCTGCGGCTGCGGAGAGGAATAA
- a CDS encoding transketolase, translating to MNPERIAELKEKARAVRLGIIEALGLEKRGHLGGSMSCADIVAALYFYKMRHDPKDRFMPDRDRFIMSKGHSVLAQYAALAEAGYFPKETLKKTKTLGCILQGHPERETPGVEANTGSLGQGLSIGVGMALGGRLDGLGYHTWVILGDGELAEGQVWEAVTAASAFKLDNLTAIVDMNGIQAVGKTCDRYDLGDIRGKFSAFGWKTFEIDGHDMAQIVRALDEASEVKGVPTAIIARTVKGKGVSFAENTHAYHNNLLTKEQQEQAVREILAM from the coding sequence ATGAATCCTGAAAGAATCGCAGAACTGAAAGAAAAGGCGCGGGCTGTGCGCCTCGGCATCATAGAGGCCCTCGGCCTCGAGAAGAGGGGACATCTCGGCGGTTCCATGTCATGCGCCGACATCGTGGCGGCCCTGTATTTCTACAAGATGCGCCACGACCCGAAAGACCGCTTTATGCCCGACCGGGACCGGTTTATCATGAGCAAGGGACATTCCGTGCTCGCCCAGTACGCCGCCCTCGCGGAGGCAGGCTATTTCCCGAAGGAGACCCTGAAGAAAACCAAGACCCTGGGATGCATCCTCCAGGGACACCCCGAGCGGGAGACCCCCGGAGTTGAGGCCAACACGGGTTCCCTCGGCCAGGGACTGTCCATCGGTGTGGGCATGGCTCTCGGAGGCCGGCTTGACGGTCTCGGCTACCACACGTGGGTTATCCTCGGCGACGGGGAACTTGCGGAAGGGCAGGTCTGGGAAGCCGTCACGGCAGCATCGGCCTTCAAGCTGGACAACCTCACAGCCATCGTGGACATGAACGGTATCCAGGCAGTGGGCAAGACCTGCGACCGGTACGATCTCGGCGACATCCGCGGCAAATTCTCCGCTTTCGGCTGGAAAACCTTCGAGATCGACGGCCACGACATGGCCCAGATAGTCCGTGCCCTGGATGAGGCGTCCGAAGTCAAGGGAGTCCCCACCGCCATCATCGCCCGGACAGTGAAGGGCAAAGGCGTATCCTTCGCCGAGAACACCCACGCCTACCACAACAACCTGCTGACGAAGGAACAGCAGGAACAGGCCGTGCGCGAAATACTCGCCATGTGA